A stretch of Balaenoptera ricei isolate mBalRic1 chromosome 9, mBalRic1.hap2, whole genome shotgun sequence DNA encodes these proteins:
- the DBNL gene encoding drebrin-like protein isoform X4: protein MKATAMTSVWLARGTGEGVNDVRKGACANHISTMASFLKGAHVTINARAEEDVEPECIMQKVARASGANYTFHREGSRFQDTGPQAPVGSVYQKTNAVSEIKRVGKDSFWAKAEKEEENRRLEEKRRAEEERQRLEQERRERELREAALREQRYQGQGGEAGPQRKWEPREALSRNREEQEPVCPQPAHPREIFKQKERAVSTTSTSSPQPGKLRSPFLQKQLTQPESPLSRESAHATSRPGADLREEPAPSAPPCSVPVEEEAVYEEPPEQETLYEEPPVVQQQDTSSERIDHYPGLSGKGLCARALYDYQAADETEISFDPENLITGIEVIDEGWWRGYGPDGHFGMFPANYVELIE from the exons ACCGGCGAGGGCGTGAATGACGTGCGGAAGGGAGCGTGCGCCAACCACATCAGCACCATGGCCAGCTTCCTGAAG GGGGCCCACGTGACCATCAACGCCAGGGCCGAGGAGGACGTGGAGCCCGAGTGCATCATGCAGAAGGTGGCCAGGGCCTCAGGGGCCAACTACACCTTCCACAGAGAGGGCAGCCGCTTCCAGGACACGGGCCCCCAGGCCCCAGTG GGCTCTGTGTACCAGAAGACCAACGCTGTGTCTGAGATCAAAAGAGTTGGCAAAGACAGCTTCTGGGCCAAAGCAGAG aaggaggaggagaaccgCAGGCTGGAGGAGAAGCGGCGGGCGGAGGAGGAGCGCCAGCGGCTGGAGCAGGAGCGCCGAGAGCGGGAGCTGCGCGAGGCCGCGCTCCGGGAGCAGCGCTATCAGGGGCAGGGCGGCGAGGCCGGGCCCCAGAG GAAGTGGGAGCCGCGTGAAGCGCTTTCAAGGAACAGAGAGGAGCAG GAGCCTGTCTGTCCACAGCCAGCACACCCACGGGAGATTTTCAAGCAGAAGGAGAGGGCCGTGTCCACCACGtccacctccagcccccagccag GCAAGCTGAGGAGCCCCTTCCTGCAGAAGCAGCTCACCCAGCCGGAGAGCCCCCTCAGCAGAGAGTCAGCTCACGCCACCTCAAGGCCTGGGGCAG ATCTCCGCGAGGAGCCGGCGCCCAGCGCCCCTCCGTGCTCGGTGCCGGTGGAAGAGGAGGCCGTGTacgaggagcccccagagcaggaGACCCTCTACGAGGAGCCGCCAGTG GTGCAGCAGCAAGATACCAGCTCTGAGCGCATTGACCACTACCCGGGGCTGAGTGGGAAAGGGCTCTGTGCCCGGGCCCTGTATGACTACCAGGCAG CCGATGAGACCGAGATCTCCTTTGACCCCGAGAACCTCATCACGGGCATTGAGGTGATTGACGAAGGCTGGTGGCGTGGCTATGGGCCAGACGGCCACTTTGGCATGTTTCCCGCCAACTACGTGGAGCTCATTGAGTAA
- the DBNL gene encoding drebrin-like protein isoform X3 gives MKATAMTSVWLARGTGEGVNDVRKGACANHISTMASFLKGAHVTINARAEEDVEPECIMQKVARASGANYTFHREGSRFQDTGPQAPVGSVYQKTNAVSEIKRVGKDSFWAKAEKEEENRRLEEKRRAEEERQRLEQERRERELREAALREQRYQGQGGEAGPQSRKWEPREALSRNREEQEPVCPQPAHPREIFKQKERAVSTTSTSSPQPGKLRSPFLQKQLTQPESPLSRESAHATSRPGADLREEPAPSAPPCSVPVEEEAVYEEPPEQETLYEEPPVVQQQDTSSERIDHYPGLSGKGLCARALYDYQAADETEISFDPENLITGIEVIDEGWWRGYGPDGHFGMFPANYVELIE, from the exons ACCGGCGAGGGCGTGAATGACGTGCGGAAGGGAGCGTGCGCCAACCACATCAGCACCATGGCCAGCTTCCTGAAG GGGGCCCACGTGACCATCAACGCCAGGGCCGAGGAGGACGTGGAGCCCGAGTGCATCATGCAGAAGGTGGCCAGGGCCTCAGGGGCCAACTACACCTTCCACAGAGAGGGCAGCCGCTTCCAGGACACGGGCCCCCAGGCCCCAGTG GGCTCTGTGTACCAGAAGACCAACGCTGTGTCTGAGATCAAAAGAGTTGGCAAAGACAGCTTCTGGGCCAAAGCAGAG aaggaggaggagaaccgCAGGCTGGAGGAGAAGCGGCGGGCGGAGGAGGAGCGCCAGCGGCTGGAGCAGGAGCGCCGAGAGCGGGAGCTGCGCGAGGCCGCGCTCCGGGAGCAGCGCTATCAGGGGCAGGGCGGCGAGGCCGGGCCCCAGAG caGGAAGTGGGAGCCGCGTGAAGCGCTTTCAAGGAACAGAGAGGAGCAG GAGCCTGTCTGTCCACAGCCAGCACACCCACGGGAGATTTTCAAGCAGAAGGAGAGGGCCGTGTCCACCACGtccacctccagcccccagccag GCAAGCTGAGGAGCCCCTTCCTGCAGAAGCAGCTCACCCAGCCGGAGAGCCCCCTCAGCAGAGAGTCAGCTCACGCCACCTCAAGGCCTGGGGCAG ATCTCCGCGAGGAGCCGGCGCCCAGCGCCCCTCCGTGCTCGGTGCCGGTGGAAGAGGAGGCCGTGTacgaggagcccccagagcaggaGACCCTCTACGAGGAGCCGCCAGTG GTGCAGCAGCAAGATACCAGCTCTGAGCGCATTGACCACTACCCGGGGCTGAGTGGGAAAGGGCTCTGTGCCCGGGCCCTGTATGACTACCAGGCAG CCGATGAGACCGAGATCTCCTTTGACCCCGAGAACCTCATCACGGGCATTGAGGTGATTGACGAAGGCTGGTGGCGTGGCTATGGGCCAGACGGCCACTTTGGCATGTTTCCCGCCAACTACGTGGAGCTCATTGAGTAA
- the PGAM2 gene encoding phosphoglycerate mutase 2, whose protein sequence is MPTHPLVMVRHGESTWNQENRFCGWFDAELSEKGAEEAKRGAHAIKDAKMEFDICYTSVLKRAIHTLWTILDTTDQMWLPVVRTWRLNERHYGGLTGLNKAETAAKHGEEQVKIWRRSFDIPPPPMDETHPYYSCISKERRYAGLKPGELPTRESLKDTIARALPFWNDEIAPQIKAGKRVLIAAHGNSLRGIVKHLEGMSDQAIMELNLPTGIPIVYELDQALKPTKPMRFLGDEETVRKAMEAVAAQGKAK, encoded by the exons atgcCCACCCACCCCCTCGTGATGGTTCGGCACGGCGAGAGCACCTGGAACCAGGAGAACCGCTTCTGCGGCTGGTTCGACGCGGAGCTGAGCGAGAAGGGGGCTGAGGAGGCCAAGAGGGGGGCCCACGCCATCAAGGACGCGAAGATGGAATTTGACATCTGCTACACGTCGGTGCTGAAGAGGGCCATCCACACCCTCTGGACCATCCTGGACACGACGGACCAGATGTGGCTGCCCGTGGTGCGCACCTGGCGCCTCAACGAGCGGCACTACGGGGGTCTCACTGGCCTCAACAAGGCGGAGACGGCCGCCAAGCACGGGGAGGAGCAGGTGAAGATCTGGAGGCGCTCCTTTGACATCCCTCCGCCCCCCATGGATGAGACGCACCCCTACTACAGCTGCATCAGCAAG GAGCGTCGCTACGCAGGCCTGAAGCCGGGGGAGCTGCCCACGCGAGAGAGCCTCAAGGACACCATCGCCCGGGCCCTGCCCTTCTGGAATGACGAGATCGCCCCCCAGATCAAGGCCGGCAAGAGGGTGCTCATCGCAGCCCACGGGAACAGCCTGCGGGGCATCGTGAAGCACCTGGAAG GGATGTCGGACCAGGCCATCATGGAGCTGAACCTGCCCACGGGGATCCCCATCGTGTACGAGCTGGACCAGGCGCTGAAGCCCACCAAGCCCATGCGCTTCCTGGGTGACGAGGAGACCGTGCGCAAGGCCATGGAAGCTGTGGCTGCGCAGGGCAAGGCCAAGTGA